From the genome of Anticarsia gemmatalis isolate Benzon Research Colony breed Stoneville strain chromosome 13, ilAntGemm2 primary, whole genome shotgun sequence, one region includes:
- the Agxt gene encoding alanine-glyoxylate aminotransferase isoform X1: MCGTHVAVRSKSVKNNVSAMSYNTTVPPPKIVDREFIKPALCGPGPCDVWPSVAEAYSKPVITPMCDEYFHVLDDIREGMKYIFQTKSKLVLALSGAGHAGMEAVITNLVGPGETLLIAARGMWDERAFIIAKRYGIKVEVTRVPLYATFKLEHLEAEIKRLRPTALFITHGDSSTGTVQKIQGLGDICHKYGTLLIVDTVVSLVGEPFLTDAWGVDAVYTSTQKAFSGPAGISPVAFSARAEEKINNRRHEPPFYLDIKLLAPQWNCYGNTRSYHHTLSPPMLWALRACIKEVLKQSIEQSWARHAATLAHLHKRLRELSFDFFVPVPEDRLATVTTITLPKGYDYLEFVKYMRANHNILIFGGIGPTVGKMLRVGTMGINSTIKMADEIADGMADTLRALKKSSL; encoded by the exons ATGTGTGGTACTCACGTGGCCGTTAGAAGCAAGTCcgtaaagaacaatg TATCAGCCATGTCGTACAACACAACAGTGCCTCCGCCAAAGATAGTGGACCGTGAGTTCATAAAGCCGGCGCTGTGCGGGCCGGGACCGTGTGACGTGTGGCCGTCAGTCGCTGAAGCGTACTCCAAGCCCGTCATCACGCCTATGTGTGATGAGTACTTTCat gtGTTGGACGACATACGTGAAGGCATGAAGTACATATTCCAGACCAAGAGTAAACTGGTACTAGCGCTGAGTGGTGCAGGTCACGCGGGCATGGAAGCTGTTATCACCAACCTGGTTGGACCAGGGGAAACTCTGCTCATTGCTGCCAGGGGAATGTGGGATGAACGTGCTTTCATTATTGCTAAGAGATACG GTATAAAAGTGGAAGTGACCAGAGTGCCATTATACGCTACCTTCAAGCTGGAACACCTCGAAGCGGAGATCAAGCGGCTGAGACCGACGGCACTGTTCATTACACACGGTGACTCGTCTACCGGTACTGTACAGAAGATACAGGGCTTGGGCGATATTTGTCATAA ATACGGAACTCTATTGATAGTGGACACTGTAGTATCACTGGTGGGTGAACCGTTCCTGACAGATGCGTGGGGTGTCGACGCCGTGTACACTTCTACACAGAAAGCCTTCAGTGGACCAGCTGGGATCTCGCCTGTAGCGTTCAGCGCTCGTGCCGA gGAGAAAATAAACAATCGTAGGCACGAGCCTCCGTTTTACTTAGACATCAAATTATTAGCGCCACAGTGGAACTGTTACGGGAACACGAGATC CTATCACCACACACTCTCCCCGCCAATGTTATGGGCATTAAGAGCATGCATCAAGGAAGTACTGAAACAATCCATAGAACAATCCTGGGCGCGCCACGCCGCAACACTCGCGCACTTACACAAACGTCTTCGAGAACTTTCCTTCGATTTCTTCGTACCTGTGCCCGAAGACCGGCTGGCTACCGTCACGACCATTACGCTGCCTAAAGGATATGATTACTTGGAGTTCGTCAAATATATGAGGGCCAA TCATAACATCCTGATCTTCGGCGGTATCGGCCCAACAGTGGGCAAGATGCTGCGCGTGGGGACCATGGGCATCAACTCTACCATCAAAATGGCTGATGAAATAGCCGATGGCATGGCTGACACGCTCCGAGCTCTCAAGAAATCATCACTATAA
- the Agxt gene encoding alanine-glyoxylate aminotransferase isoform X2, giving the protein MSYNTTVPPPKIVDREFIKPALCGPGPCDVWPSVAEAYSKPVITPMCDEYFHVLDDIREGMKYIFQTKSKLVLALSGAGHAGMEAVITNLVGPGETLLIAARGMWDERAFIIAKRYGIKVEVTRVPLYATFKLEHLEAEIKRLRPTALFITHGDSSTGTVQKIQGLGDICHKYGTLLIVDTVVSLVGEPFLTDAWGVDAVYTSTQKAFSGPAGISPVAFSARAEEKINNRRHEPPFYLDIKLLAPQWNCYGNTRSYHHTLSPPMLWALRACIKEVLKQSIEQSWARHAATLAHLHKRLRELSFDFFVPVPEDRLATVTTITLPKGYDYLEFVKYMRANHNILIFGGIGPTVGKMLRVGTMGINSTIKMADEIADGMADTLRALKKSSL; this is encoded by the exons ATGTCGTACAACACAACAGTGCCTCCGCCAAAGATAGTGGACCGTGAGTTCATAAAGCCGGCGCTGTGCGGGCCGGGACCGTGTGACGTGTGGCCGTCAGTCGCTGAAGCGTACTCCAAGCCCGTCATCACGCCTATGTGTGATGAGTACTTTCat gtGTTGGACGACATACGTGAAGGCATGAAGTACATATTCCAGACCAAGAGTAAACTGGTACTAGCGCTGAGTGGTGCAGGTCACGCGGGCATGGAAGCTGTTATCACCAACCTGGTTGGACCAGGGGAAACTCTGCTCATTGCTGCCAGGGGAATGTGGGATGAACGTGCTTTCATTATTGCTAAGAGATACG GTATAAAAGTGGAAGTGACCAGAGTGCCATTATACGCTACCTTCAAGCTGGAACACCTCGAAGCGGAGATCAAGCGGCTGAGACCGACGGCACTGTTCATTACACACGGTGACTCGTCTACCGGTACTGTACAGAAGATACAGGGCTTGGGCGATATTTGTCATAA ATACGGAACTCTATTGATAGTGGACACTGTAGTATCACTGGTGGGTGAACCGTTCCTGACAGATGCGTGGGGTGTCGACGCCGTGTACACTTCTACACAGAAAGCCTTCAGTGGACCAGCTGGGATCTCGCCTGTAGCGTTCAGCGCTCGTGCCGA gGAGAAAATAAACAATCGTAGGCACGAGCCTCCGTTTTACTTAGACATCAAATTATTAGCGCCACAGTGGAACTGTTACGGGAACACGAGATC CTATCACCACACACTCTCCCCGCCAATGTTATGGGCATTAAGAGCATGCATCAAGGAAGTACTGAAACAATCCATAGAACAATCCTGGGCGCGCCACGCCGCAACACTCGCGCACTTACACAAACGTCTTCGAGAACTTTCCTTCGATTTCTTCGTACCTGTGCCCGAAGACCGGCTGGCTACCGTCACGACCATTACGCTGCCTAAAGGATATGATTACTTGGAGTTCGTCAAATATATGAGGGCCAA TCATAACATCCTGATCTTCGGCGGTATCGGCCCAACAGTGGGCAAGATGCTGCGCGTGGGGACCATGGGCATCAACTCTACCATCAAAATGGCTGATGAAATAGCCGATGGCATGGCTGACACGCTCCGAGCTCTCAAGAAATCATCACTATAA